The Agrococcus carbonis genome has a window encoding:
- the serB gene encoding phosphoserine phosphatase SerB translates to MTRASLLVVTDVDSTLIRDEVIELLARAVGPDAERHVAAVTERAMQGELDFAASLAERLLILEGLPASVVDDARAQVTVTDGVPELIAEVHARGGRIAAVSGGFHEVLDPLAAELGIDHARANRLEVAGGRLTGRSTGPIIDGAAKRDTLESLRANLGVAREAVMAVGDGANDLLMMGAAGVSVAFCAKPAVRERASHVVDVPDFRELLALLPGVPTR, encoded by the coding sequence GTGACGCGCGCCTCGCTGCTCGTCGTCACCGACGTCGACTCCACGCTCATCCGCGATGAGGTCATCGAGCTGCTCGCGCGCGCCGTCGGCCCGGACGCCGAGCGGCACGTCGCCGCGGTCACCGAGCGCGCGATGCAGGGCGAGCTCGACTTCGCGGCGTCCCTCGCCGAGCGCCTGCTCATCCTCGAGGGCCTCCCCGCCTCCGTCGTCGACGACGCTCGGGCGCAGGTGACGGTGACCGACGGCGTCCCAGAGCTCATCGCCGAGGTGCACGCGCGCGGCGGTCGGATCGCCGCGGTCTCCGGCGGCTTCCACGAGGTGCTCGATCCGCTCGCGGCAGAACTCGGCATCGACCACGCGCGCGCCAACCGGCTCGAGGTCGCAGGCGGTCGGCTCACGGGCCGCTCGACCGGCCCGATCATCGACGGCGCGGCGAAGCGCGACACGCTCGAGTCGCTGCGCGCGAACCTCGGCGTGGCGCGCGAGGCCGTGATGGCGGTCGGCGACGGCGCGAACGACCTGCTCATGATGGGCGCCGCGGGCGTCTCGGTGGCCTTCTGCGCGAAGCCGGCGGTGCGGGAGCGCGCGAGCCACGTGGTCGACGTGCCCGACTTCCGCGAGCTCCTCGCGCTGCTGCCGGGCGTCCCGACCCGCTGA
- a CDS encoding SRPBCC family protein, protein MESRHVSVVIRRAPREVAAFAGDPSHLPAWAAGLAQGELRTEADALVVDSPMGRVRVRFAPPNDLGVLDHDVTLPDGTVVHNPMRVVAHPLGAEVVFTLRRLEGVGADAFEADAQAVAADLERLRALLEG, encoded by the coding sequence ATGGAGAGCCGGCACGTGAGCGTCGTCATCCGGCGCGCGCCGCGCGAGGTCGCGGCCTTCGCCGGCGATCCCTCGCACCTGCCCGCGTGGGCCGCGGGGCTCGCGCAGGGCGAGCTGCGCACCGAGGCCGACGCGCTCGTCGTCGACTCGCCGATGGGCCGCGTGCGGGTGCGCTTCGCGCCGCCCAACGACCTCGGCGTGCTCGACCACGACGTGACGCTGCCCGACGGCACGGTCGTGCACAACCCCATGCGCGTCGTCGCGCATCCGCTCGGCGCCGAGGTCGTCTTCACGCTGCGGCGCCTCGAGGGCGTCGGGGCGGATGCGTTCGAGGCCGACGCGCAGGCGGTCGCGGCCGACCTCGAGCGGCTGCGGGCGCTGCTCGAGGGCTGA
- the fabG gene encoding 3-oxoacyl-ACP reductase FabG — MTSRTVLVTGGNRGIGRAIAQAFLDAGHRVAITSRDGSGPEGPLAVAADVTDSASVDAAFTRIEAELGPVEVVVANAGITRDTLLMRMSEQDFVDVVDTNLTGAFRVVQRASKGMLRAKWGRVVLISSVVGLYGGPGQVNYAASKAGLVGIARSITRELGARGITANVVAPGFIETDMTAELDDATQAEYKKAIPAGRYATPEEVAAVVRWIAGDEAAYISGAVIPVDGGLGMGH, encoded by the coding sequence ATGACCTCTCGCACCGTCCTCGTCACCGGCGGCAACCGCGGCATCGGCCGCGCCATCGCCCAGGCCTTCCTCGACGCCGGCCACCGCGTCGCGATCACCTCGCGCGACGGCTCCGGGCCCGAGGGCCCCCTCGCCGTCGCCGCCGACGTGACCGACAGCGCCTCGGTCGACGCCGCGTTCACGCGCATCGAGGCCGAGCTCGGCCCGGTGGAGGTCGTCGTCGCGAACGCCGGCATCACGCGGGACACGCTGCTCATGCGCATGAGCGAGCAGGACTTCGTCGACGTCGTCGACACGAACCTCACGGGCGCCTTCCGCGTCGTGCAGCGCGCGTCGAAGGGCATGCTGCGCGCGAAGTGGGGGAGGGTCGTGCTCATCTCGAGCGTCGTCGGCCTCTACGGCGGCCCGGGCCAGGTCAACTACGCCGCGTCGAAGGCGGGCCTCGTGGGCATCGCCCGCTCGATCACGCGCGAGCTCGGCGCGCGCGGCATCACCGCGAACGTCGTCGCACCCGGCTTCATCGAGACCGACATGACGGCCGAGCTCGACGACGCGACGCAGGCGGAGTACAAGAAGGCGATCCCGGCCGGCCGCTACGCGACTCCCGAGGAGGTCGCCGCCGTCGTGCGCTGGATCGCCGGCGACGAGGCCGCGTACATCTCGGGCGCCGTCATCCCCGTCGACGGCGGCCTCGGCATGGGGCACTGA
- a CDS encoding DUF3099 domain-containing protein → MRERSGSITDLPMSPDEDRQRRFRMYFYLMLVRVACFGIFFVVPGWWKLVPAFFAVFIPYFAVVIANVSTRHVTQGLTPPNALPPGKGDAE, encoded by the coding sequence ATGCGAGAGCGCTCCGGGTCGATCACCGACCTCCCGATGTCCCCTGACGAGGATCGTCAGAGGCGCTTCCGCATGTACTTCTACCTCATGCTCGTGCGCGTCGCGTGCTTCGGCATCTTCTTCGTCGTGCCGGGGTGGTGGAAGCTCGTGCCGGCGTTCTTCGCCGTCTTCATCCCCTACTTCGCGGTCGTGATCGCGAACGTCTCGACCCGGCACGTCACGCAGGGCCTCACGCCGCCGAACGCGCTGCCGCCGGGCAAGGGGGACGCCGAGTGA
- a CDS encoding SURF1 family cytochrome oxidase biogenesis protein, with the protein MLRLLREPRWLGYLAAAVVFAIVCCALGVWQWNRREEALAAIDRLASNYDREPVAVADALPALDAYDADQQWTPVRLEGEYLLDEQLLLRGRWQGGQVGFDVIAPFRTTDGAVFLVDRGWIDQASGAERPVTEPETPAGQTVVVARLRPDEGAIPGRGAPEGQIASVDLDAIAADLGEPTYTGAYGLLASEGGGVPDDVAVATRPVLDEGPHLSYTLQWFVFALGGFAALAWGMRDELRGERPTERPVRARRTDADVEDDILDRG; encoded by the coding sequence ATGCTGCGCCTCCTGCGCGAGCCTCGCTGGCTCGGCTACCTCGCCGCGGCCGTCGTGTTCGCGATCGTCTGCTGCGCGCTCGGCGTGTGGCAGTGGAACCGGCGGGAGGAGGCGCTCGCCGCGATCGATCGGCTCGCGAGCAACTACGACCGCGAGCCGGTCGCGGTGGCGGATGCGCTGCCCGCGCTCGACGCGTACGACGCCGACCAGCAGTGGACGCCCGTGCGCCTCGAGGGCGAGTACCTGCTCGACGAGCAGCTGCTGCTGCGCGGCCGCTGGCAGGGCGGGCAGGTCGGCTTCGACGTCATCGCGCCGTTCCGCACGACCGACGGCGCCGTCTTCCTCGTCGACCGCGGCTGGATCGACCAGGCGTCGGGGGCCGAGCGGCCGGTGACCGAGCCGGAGACCCCCGCGGGGCAGACGGTCGTCGTCGCGCGCCTGCGCCCCGACGAGGGAGCGATCCCCGGCCGCGGAGCGCCGGAGGGGCAGATCGCATCCGTCGACCTCGACGCGATCGCCGCCGACCTCGGCGAGCCGACGTACACGGGCGCCTACGGGCTGCTCGCGAGCGAGGGCGGCGGCGTGCCCGACGATGTCGCGGTCGCGACGCGCCCCGTGCTCGACGAGGGGCCGCACCTGTCGTACACGCTGCAGTGGTTCGTCTTCGCGCTCGGCGGCTTCGCGGCGCTCGCGTGGGGCATGCGCGATGAGCTGCGCGGCGAGCGGCCGACGGAGCGCCCCGTGCGCGCGCGCCGCACCGACGCCGACGTCGAGGACGACATCCTCGATCGCGGCTGA
- a CDS encoding trimeric intracellular cation channel family protein — protein MDALTGPVLVVWLSFHAVGVLAFAISGALLAVEKRMDLVGIAGLAVVTATGGGMARDVLIGATPVAALTDWWMLAVALGGAAVVFLLHRWMRRLDKAVLVFDAIGLGVFVVAGASKAMQLGVGPVGAAFAGMLTGIGGGVLRDALANDIPAVFRRDSRLYLLPALLGSSAAAAAIALGAGHWLLIMGIAALVTTLRIASELLGWRLPSVRTEAIPTVGG, from the coding sequence ATGGATGCGCTGACCGGCCCGGTGCTGGTGGTCTGGCTGTCGTTCCACGCCGTCGGCGTGCTCGCCTTCGCGATCTCGGGCGCGCTGCTCGCGGTCGAGAAGCGGATGGACCTCGTCGGCATCGCCGGGCTCGCCGTCGTCACGGCGACCGGCGGCGGCATGGCGCGCGACGTGCTGATCGGCGCCACCCCGGTGGCGGCCCTCACCGACTGGTGGATGCTCGCGGTGGCGCTCGGCGGCGCGGCGGTCGTGTTCCTGCTGCACCGCTGGATGCGCCGGCTCGACAAGGCGGTGCTCGTGTTCGACGCGATCGGGCTCGGCGTCTTCGTCGTCGCCGGCGCGTCGAAGGCGATGCAGCTGGGCGTCGGCCCGGTCGGTGCCGCGTTCGCCGGCATGCTCACCGGCATCGGCGGCGGCGTGCTGCGCGACGCCCTCGCCAACGACATCCCCGCCGTGTTCCGGCGCGACTCGCGCCTCTACCTGCTGCCGGCGCTGCTCGGGTCGAGCGCCGCCGCCGCGGCGATCGCGCTCGGCGCGGGCCACTGGCTGCTCATCATGGGGATCGCCGCGCTCGTGACGACGCTGCGCATCGCGAGCGAGCTGCTCGGATGGCGGCTGCCGTCCGTGCGCACCGAGGCGATCCCGACGGTCGGCGGCTGA
- a CDS encoding ABC-F family ATP-binding cassette domain-containing protein produces MIAVSGFELSVGPRTLMSDVSFRIAAGDKIGLVGRNGAGKTTMTKVLAGVSDDRDGHTFSGTVERTGEIGYLPQDPRSGDPKQTARRRILDARGIGELVEGMRLATEQMGEGGAVADEAMRRYSRLEDRFLALGGYAAEAEGAAIASNLQLPDRILDQPLETLSGGQRRRIELARILFSGADTMLLDEPTNHLDADSVVWLREFLKGYQGGLMVISHDVELVEETVNRVFYLDANRQVIDIYNTGWKLYLRQREADAERRKRERANVEKQASQLELQAAKMGAKATKAVAAKQMARRAERMRSGLEEERAVDRVAKLRFPKPAPVGKTPIMARDLSKSYGSLEIFTAVDLAVDRGSRVVVLGLNGAGKTTLLRILAGVAESDTGEIERGHGLRIGYYAQEHETLDVDRTVLQNMLTASPDIAPTEARRVLGSFLFTGDDADKPARVLSGGEKTRLSLAMLVVSSANLLLLDEPTNNLDPASREEILGALGAYEGAVILVSHDEGAVEALDPERVLIMPDGTEDLWNPEYLELIGLA; encoded by the coding sequence ATGATCGCCGTGTCCGGCTTCGAGCTCTCCGTCGGCCCCCGCACGCTCATGAGCGACGTGTCGTTCCGCATCGCCGCGGGCGACAAGATCGGGCTCGTCGGGCGCAACGGCGCGGGCAAGACGACGATGACGAAGGTGCTCGCGGGCGTGAGCGACGACCGCGACGGCCACACGTTCTCGGGCACCGTCGAGCGCACCGGCGAGATCGGCTACCTGCCGCAGGACCCGCGCTCGGGCGACCCGAAGCAGACCGCGCGCCGACGCATCCTCGACGCCCGAGGCATCGGCGAGCTCGTCGAGGGCATGCGCCTCGCGACCGAGCAGATGGGGGAGGGCGGCGCCGTCGCCGACGAGGCGATGCGCCGGTACAGCCGCCTCGAGGATCGCTTCCTCGCGCTCGGCGGCTACGCGGCCGAGGCCGAGGGCGCCGCGATCGCGTCGAACCTGCAGCTGCCCGACCGCATCCTCGACCAGCCGCTCGAGACGCTCTCGGGCGGCCAGCGCCGCCGCATCGAGCTCGCCCGCATCCTCTTCTCGGGCGCCGACACGATGCTGCTCGACGAGCCGACGAACCACCTGGACGCCGACTCCGTCGTGTGGCTGCGCGAGTTCCTCAAGGGCTACCAGGGCGGCCTCATGGTCATCAGCCACGACGTCGAGCTCGTCGAGGAGACGGTGAACCGCGTCTTCTACCTCGACGCGAACCGCCAGGTGATCGACATCTACAACACCGGGTGGAAGCTCTACCTGCGCCAGCGCGAGGCCGACGCCGAGCGCCGCAAGCGCGAGCGCGCCAACGTCGAGAAGCAGGCGAGCCAGCTCGAGCTGCAGGCGGCCAAGATGGGCGCGAAGGCGACGAAGGCCGTCGCGGCGAAGCAGATGGCGCGCCGAGCGGAGCGGATGCGGTCGGGGCTCGAGGAGGAGCGCGCGGTCGACCGGGTCGCGAAGCTGCGCTTCCCGAAGCCGGCGCCCGTGGGGAAGACCCCGATCATGGCGCGCGACCTGTCGAAGTCGTACGGCTCGCTCGAGATCTTCACGGCCGTCGACCTCGCGGTCGACCGCGGCTCGCGCGTCGTCGTGCTCGGGCTCAACGGCGCGGGGAAGACCACGCTCCTGCGCATCCTCGCCGGGGTCGCCGAGAGCGACACCGGCGAGATCGAGCGCGGCCACGGCCTGCGGATCGGCTACTACGCGCAGGAGCACGAGACCCTCGACGTCGACCGCACCGTGCTGCAGAACATGCTGACCGCATCCCCGGACATCGCGCCCACCGAGGCGCGCCGGGTGCTCGGCTCGTTCCTCTTCACCGGCGACGACGCCGACAAGCCCGCCCGCGTGCTCTCGGGCGGGGAGAAGACGCGCCTCTCGCTCGCGATGCTCGTCGTCTCGAGCGCCAACCTGCTGCTGCTCGACGAGCCGACGAACAACCTCGACCCCGCGAGCCGCGAGGAGATCCTCGGCGCGCTCGGCGCCTACGAGGGCGCCGTCATCCTCGTGAGCCACGACGAGGGCGCCGTCGAGGCGCTCGACCCCGAGCGCGTGCTCATCATGCCCGACGGCACCGAGGACCTCTGGAACCCGGAGTACCTCGAGCTGATCGGGCTCGCCTAG
- a CDS encoding biotin transporter BioY, translating into MTAAALPLPRRTVLADALVGHRTLVKDLLLVAAGIAVVAALAQVEIPMWPVPITGQTLGVMLVAATLGMRRGIAAMGGYMALGLAGAPVFAGFTGSIAAIGKPSFGFIIGFIATAAVVGWLAERRWDRRPVLAIALFGLASLIPFAFGIPYMAAVLAAMGAPVDLAGALAVGFVPFIVGGLVKWAIAAAVLPAAWAGVRAFERRAR; encoded by the coding sequence ATGACTGCAGCCGCCCTGCCCCTGCCCCGCCGCACCGTGCTCGCCGACGCGCTCGTCGGGCACCGCACGCTCGTGAAGGACCTGCTCCTCGTCGCCGCCGGCATCGCCGTCGTCGCGGCGCTCGCGCAGGTCGAGATCCCGATGTGGCCCGTGCCGATCACCGGCCAGACGCTCGGCGTCATGCTCGTGGCCGCGACGCTCGGCATGCGTCGCGGCATCGCGGCGATGGGCGGCTACATGGCGCTCGGCCTCGCCGGCGCGCCCGTCTTCGCGGGCTTCACGGGGAGCATCGCCGCGATCGGCAAGCCGTCGTTCGGCTTCATCATCGGCTTCATCGCCACGGCCGCCGTCGTCGGCTGGCTCGCCGAGCGCCGCTGGGACCGCCGCCCCGTGCTCGCGATCGCGCTCTTCGGCCTCGCGAGCCTCATCCCCTTCGCCTTCGGCATCCCCTACATGGCCGCCGTGCTCGCCGCGATGGGCGCGCCGGTCGACCTCGCGGGCGCGCTCGCCGTGGGCTTCGTGCCGTTCATCGTCGGCGGCCTCGTGAAGTGGGCGATCGCCGCCGCGGTGCTCCCCGCCGCGTGGGCGGGCGTGCGCGCGTTCGAGCGCCGCGCGCGCTGA
- a CDS encoding DEAD/DEAH box helicase produces MTDEHGAPGDDRDPAGDRDGEGSAFASLGLPPEILRALDDVGYETPSAIQAETIPLLLEGRDIIGLAQTGTGKTAAFALPVLAAIDVARREPQALVLTPTRELAVQVCEAFERYAAHLGGVHVLPIYGGQGYGVQLSALRRGVHVVVGTPGRIMDHLAKGTLDLSGLTHVVLDEADEMLRMGFAEDVDEILQQTPEDKQVALFSATMPRQIRAISQQHLREPAEVTVRGGAQTSPSITQRALMVSYQQKLEALTRVLEVEPFEAAIVFTRTRGETETVAERLRARGHAAAAISGDVAQPQRERIIEQLRSGELDVLVATDVAARGLDVERISHVINYDLPIDTESYVHRIGRTGRAGRTGDAISFVTARERRMLSAIEKATRGTLAIMPMPSAGEVNQTRLTRFDDAITAALEQTDRIEAFRDIVAHYVAHHDAEQEDVAAALAVVAQGETPLLLDEEADRALQASRAPRPERERADGGERRPRRGPADVTTYRLAVGSKRGVEPRQIVGALANEGGLGRDDFGRIQIRFDFTLVELPELDRAQLERLSQTRILGVPIDIRVDTGRREPGERGRQDRQRRGDRDGRDRPQRARPDRDRSDRDRPGRDRPGRDRRS; encoded by the coding sequence ATGACCGACGAACACGGCGCCCCTGGCGACGACCGCGACCCTGCCGGCGACCGCGACGGCGAGGGCAGCGCGTTCGCGAGCCTGGGCCTGCCGCCCGAGATCCTCCGCGCGCTCGACGATGTCGGCTACGAGACGCCGTCGGCGATCCAGGCCGAGACGATCCCGCTGCTGCTCGAGGGGCGCGACATCATCGGCCTCGCGCAGACGGGGACGGGCAAGACCGCGGCGTTCGCGCTGCCGGTGCTCGCCGCGATCGACGTCGCGCGGCGCGAGCCGCAGGCGCTCGTGCTCACGCCGACCCGTGAGCTCGCGGTACAGGTGTGCGAGGCGTTCGAGCGCTACGCGGCGCACCTCGGCGGCGTGCACGTGCTGCCGATCTACGGCGGGCAGGGCTACGGCGTGCAGCTCTCGGCGCTGCGCCGCGGCGTGCACGTCGTGGTCGGCACGCCGGGCCGCATCATGGACCACCTCGCGAAGGGCACCCTCGACCTCTCGGGCCTCACGCACGTCGTGCTCGACGAGGCCGACGAGATGCTGCGGATGGGCTTCGCGGAGGACGTCGACGAGATCCTGCAGCAGACGCCGGAGGACAAGCAGGTCGCGCTCTTCTCGGCAACGATGCCGCGGCAGATCCGCGCCATCTCGCAGCAGCACCTGCGCGAGCCCGCCGAGGTGACGGTGCGCGGCGGCGCGCAGACCTCGCCGAGCATCACCCAGCGCGCGCTCATGGTGAGCTACCAGCAGAAGCTCGAGGCGCTCACCCGCGTGCTCGAGGTCGAGCCGTTCGAGGCCGCGATCGTCTTCACGCGCACCCGCGGCGAGACCGAGACGGTCGCCGAGCGGCTGCGGGCGCGGGGCCACGCCGCCGCCGCGATCTCGGGCGACGTCGCCCAGCCGCAGCGCGAGCGCATCATCGAGCAGCTCCGCTCGGGCGAGCTCGACGTGCTCGTCGCGACCGATGTCGCCGCCCGCGGCCTCGACGTCGAGCGCATCAGCCACGTCATCAACTACGACCTGCCGATCGACACGGAGTCGTACGTGCATCGGATCGGCCGCACGGGCCGCGCGGGCCGCACGGGCGACGCGATCAGCTTCGTGACCGCGCGCGAGCGGCGGATGCTCTCGGCGATCGAGAAGGCGACGCGCGGCACGCTCGCGATCATGCCGATGCCGAGCGCGGGCGAGGTCAACCAGACGCGGCTCACGCGCTTCGACGACGCGATCACCGCGGCGCTCGAGCAGACCGACCGCATCGAGGCGTTCCGCGACATCGTCGCCCACTACGTCGCCCACCACGACGCCGAGCAGGAGGACGTCGCGGCGGCCCTCGCCGTCGTCGCGCAGGGCGAGACCCCGCTGCTGCTCGACGAGGAGGCCGACCGGGCGCTCCAGGCCTCGCGCGCGCCGCGGCCCGAGCGCGAGCGCGCCGACGGCGGCGAGCGGCGCCCGCGCCGCGGGCCCGCGGACGTGACGACCTACCGCCTCGCGGTCGGCAGCAAGCGCGGCGTCGAACCCCGGCAGATCGTCGGCGCGCTCGCGAACGAGGGCGGGCTCGGGCGCGACGACTTCGGCCGCATCCAGATCCGCTTCGACTTCACGCTCGTCGAGCTGCCCGAGCTCGACCGCGCGCAGCTCGAGCGGCTCTCGCAGACCCGCATCCTCGGCGTGCCCATCGACATCCGCGTCGACACGGGGCGCCGCGAGCCCGGCGAGCGCGGGCGGCAGGACCGGCAGCGCCGGGGCGACCGCGACGGCCGCGATCGGCCGCAGCGCGCTCGGCCCGATCGCGACCGGTCCGACCGCGACCGCCCGGGCCGCGATCGCCCGGGCCGCGACCGCCGGAGCTAG
- a CDS encoding Gfo/Idh/MocA family protein — protein MAQRSVLGVGIVGAGFIGEFHVRSFAGVRDGDVVAVASRTSESATRLAGIAEELGVGRDVAVHADVRALVRDDRVDAVWVLAPNDSRLEVVRAIVEEVRAGARLTGIAIEKPLGRTVAEAREILELVESAGLLHAYLENQVYSPSITRAHELVWRRGAEAAGTPYLARCAEEHSGPHKAWFWDGAKQGGGVLSDMMCHSVEAGRYLLTPPGVDPSDWLTPVSVTASIQSLKWGRPAYAERLMELYPGAPDYRERPSEDYARAAWEFVNGDGETVIAEGTTSWSYVGAGLRLSFELLGPEYSMQSDTLATESRVFLSRALGQAQGEDMLEKQNAEQGLMPIVSDEAVSYGYTGENRHVTSCFLRGEQPLESLRNGLAVAELLMAAYQSAQTGQTVRWPVDVEGFVPDVAQGAWNPRRATA, from the coding sequence ATGGCTCAGCGCTCCGTGCTCGGCGTCGGCATCGTCGGCGCCGGCTTCATCGGCGAGTTCCACGTGCGATCGTTCGCGGGCGTGCGCGACGGCGACGTCGTCGCGGTCGCCTCCCGCACCTCCGAGAGCGCGACGCGGCTCGCGGGCATCGCCGAGGAGCTCGGTGTCGGGCGCGACGTCGCGGTGCACGCCGACGTGCGCGCGCTCGTGCGCGACGACCGCGTCGACGCGGTGTGGGTGCTCGCGCCCAACGACTCCCGCCTCGAGGTCGTGCGGGCGATCGTCGAGGAGGTGCGCGCCGGCGCACGCCTGACCGGCATCGCGATCGAGAAGCCGCTCGGCCGCACCGTCGCCGAGGCGCGCGAGATCCTCGAGCTCGTCGAGTCGGCGGGGCTCCTGCACGCCTACCTCGAGAACCAGGTCTACTCGCCGTCGATCACGCGCGCGCACGAGCTCGTGTGGCGCCGAGGCGCCGAGGCCGCCGGCACGCCCTACCTCGCGCGCTGCGCCGAGGAGCACTCCGGACCGCACAAGGCGTGGTTCTGGGACGGCGCGAAGCAGGGCGGCGGCGTGCTGAGCGACATGATGTGCCACTCGGTCGAGGCGGGCCGCTACCTGCTGACGCCGCCCGGCGTGGACCCCTCCGACTGGCTCACGCCCGTCTCCGTGACCGCGAGCATCCAGAGCCTCAAGTGGGGCCGACCCGCCTACGCCGAGCGGCTCATGGAGCTCTACCCCGGCGCGCCCGACTACCGCGAGCGGCCGAGCGAGGACTACGCGCGCGCCGCGTGGGAGTTCGTGAACGGCGACGGCGAGACGGTCATCGCCGAGGGCACGACCTCGTGGAGCTACGTGGGCGCGGGCCTGCGCCTCTCGTTCGAGCTGCTCGGCCCCGAGTACTCGATGCAGTCGGACACGCTCGCGACCGAGTCGCGCGTCTTCCTCTCGCGAGCGCTCGGGCAGGCGCAGGGCGAGGACATGCTCGAGAAGCAGAACGCCGAGCAGGGCCTCATGCCGATCGTCTCCGACGAGGCCGTCTCCTACGGCTACACGGGGGAGAACCGCCACGTGACGAGCTGCTTCCTGCGGGGCGAGCAGCCGCTCGAGTCGCTGCGCAACGGCCTCGCGGTCGCCGAGCTGCTCATGGCGGCGTACCAGTCGGCCCAGACGGGGCAGACTGTGCGCTGGCCCGTCGACGTCGAGGGCTTCGTGCCCGACGTCGCGCAGGGCGCCTGGAACCCGCGCCGCGCGACGGCCTAG
- a CDS encoding ABC transporter permease — MSRTDLATAPVASRAARLLRDPVVIAALIAVLLVVIGGVLKPGFAAPDQIVNMLRVASFLGIIAIGQTIVVLSGGEGIDLSVGVTATLAAILASRTMNGSDALLVPGVLLAIGVAALIGLTNGLGIVLLRIPPFVMTLGMLGVVSGLVLVVTGGVADGRAAPALVQLVNGRDVLGVPGILLVWAVLAVLVTLLLRRTTFGAQLYAVGSSREASRLSGVPVGRTLVVAYVLCSVFAALGGIAMVGYSQQVFLSLADDLTLPSIAAVIIGGTLVSGGVGGYLGSAIGAIVLTVLTSLLTTLSMPEWARTVVQGVVLIALLAVYGRQRRLRA; from the coding sequence ATGAGCCGCACCGACCTCGCGACCGCGCCCGTCGCGAGCCGCGCCGCGCGCCTGCTCCGCGACCCCGTCGTCATCGCGGCGCTCATCGCCGTCCTCCTGGTCGTCATCGGCGGCGTGCTGAAGCCCGGCTTCGCCGCTCCCGACCAGATCGTGAACATGCTGCGGGTCGCCTCGTTCCTCGGCATCATCGCCATCGGGCAGACGATCGTCGTGCTCTCGGGCGGCGAGGGCATCGACCTCTCGGTCGGCGTGACCGCGACGCTCGCCGCGATCCTCGCGAGCCGCACGATGAACGGGTCGGATGCGCTGCTCGTGCCGGGCGTGCTGCTCGCCATCGGGGTCGCGGCCCTCATCGGCCTGACGAACGGCCTCGGCATCGTGCTGCTGCGCATCCCGCCCTTCGTCATGACGCTCGGCATGCTCGGCGTCGTGAGCGGGCTCGTGCTCGTCGTCACCGGCGGCGTCGCGGACGGCCGCGCCGCCCCGGCGCTCGTGCAGCTCGTCAACGGGCGCGACGTGCTCGGCGTCCCCGGCATCCTGCTCGTCTGGGCGGTGCTCGCCGTGCTCGTGACGCTCCTGCTGCGCCGCACGACCTTCGGCGCCCAGCTCTACGCCGTCGGCTCGAGCCGCGAGGCGTCGCGCCTCTCGGGCGTGCCGGTCGGGCGCACGCTCGTCGTCGCCTACGTCCTGTGCTCGGTCTTCGCGGCCCTCGGCGGCATCGCGATGGTCGGCTACTCGCAGCAGGTGTTCCTGAGCCTCGCCGACGACCTCACGCTCCCGTCGATCGCCGCGGTCATCATCGGCGGCACGCTCGTCTCGGGCGGCGTCGGCGGCTACCTCGGCAGCGCGATCGGGGCGATCGTGCTCACCGTCCTCACCAGCCTCCTCACGACCCTCAGCATGCCCGAGTGGGCGCGCACCGTCGTGCAGGGCGTCGTGCTCATCGCGCTGCTGGCCGTCTACGGCCGCCAGCGCCGGCTGCGGGCCTGA